In the Uranotaenia lowii strain MFRU-FL chromosome 1, ASM2978415v1, whole genome shotgun sequence genome, GCCTTTGATCCAGTTCATGCTTAGACCCTTGTAGAAACCGCGGATGAATCCTTCCTCCCTAAAAAATGAAATGTGGATGTTAATAACTGACTAAAAATTTTGGATAACAGTTCAGAGACACTTACCTGTAGATTTTGGATAGGGTCGTACCGATGGTCAGATACCGATCAGCACATTGTGCCGTCACCCCGGTCGTCTGCATCCTTCGACGGACGATATCCAGCGGGTAGCTCGACGATTGGCCAATCACACCTGCCGTAGCGCCAAAGGCCAGCGATATCACAGTGTTGGGACTCTTGTCCCCGGTGcgctctacaaaaaaaaaagatgaaattagACAACCCTTCGGGAAGAAAAAGATTCTCAAAAGGCCAACGCACTGTAGTACTCCTGTTTGAGAGTATCGTAGGTGAAGAACGAGGTCCCGGCATACGGGATCACGCCCAGGATGGTGGCCCAGTAGCCCCGATACAGCGTCCGGGGACCCTCGCATTGCCAAATTTTGACGAAAACTTCCCGGAGGGTCTTGTAGCCGCTGTACTTATCCGTTACGGCCATCCGTGCCCGTGCCAGATCCAGCGGGTAGGTAAGCGATTGGGAAGTTATGCCGGCCAAAGCTCCCGCTAGGAATCGCCGCACTTTGGTGCTAATTACACGAGATAATAAAACCGACAATCAgtgccatattttttttttcgtttgaccaATGTCAATAAAGATAGGCGGCACCCCGGCAAAGATAAGATTTCGGCGGCCAATATTTACGGAAACAAAAATACTCACTCGTCATGCAGATCGACCTGCAGGATTTTCTTCCACTGTTCGTGCGCCGTAAACTGGATGGCCGAGTAGGGAATGATCCGTACCATGGTGGCCGAATTCCCCCGCCAGAGCGCGAAAAACCCCTCCTTGGTGTAGGTGTCCTTAAGGAAGAGCAACGCTGCCCGGAATGAGTAGGGAATATCTTTGctaaaaaaacaacagaacAAAAGTTAACGAACAATTCTCTTTAACAAAATCGTCTAAGAACTtacttgatttgaaaattgattttggttCGATCTAGCGGAGCGATGGTGGTTTTGGCCAGGGCTCCAGCAGAAGCGCCCGCTATCAGACTGGTGATTACAACATCACGATTGTTC is a window encoding:
- the LOC129738664 gene encoding mitochondrial coenzyme A transporter SLC25A42 isoform X1; amino-acid sequence: MANSWKGLLLGAGAATAGTGEVAAAVLVGANTISPSPSTTSSRDYLPAGSDKNEYSSQVTSNSQNASKFPSIPSGGSTNIAISFTSNNPSSSNSRSSSSSGSNSDQSSSPVKPVLLNNRDVVITSLIAGASAGALAKTTIAPLDRTKINFQINKDIPYSFRAALLFLKDTYTKEGFFALWRGNSATMVRIIPYSAIQFTAHEQWKKILQVDLHDDTKVRRFLAGALAGITSQSLTYPLDLARARMAVTDKYSGYKTLREVFVKIWQCEGPRTLYRGYWATILGVIPYAGTSFFTYDTLKQEYYKRTGDKSPNTVISLAFGATAGVIGQSSSYPLDIVRRRMQTTGVTAQCADRYLTIGTTLSKIYREEGFIRGFYKGLSMNWIKGPIAVGISFATYDHIKHLLRDLMQLER
- the LOC129738664 gene encoding mitochondrial coenzyme A transporter SLC25A42 isoform X2 — its product is MANSWKGLLLGAGAATAGTGEVAAAVLVGANTISPSPSTTSSRDYLPAGSDKNEYSSQVTSNSQNASKFPSIPSGGSSNSRSSSSSGSNSDQSSSPVKPVLLNNRDVVITSLIAGASAGALAKTTIAPLDRTKINFQINKDIPYSFRAALLFLKDTYTKEGFFALWRGNSATMVRIIPYSAIQFTAHEQWKKILQVDLHDDTKVRRFLAGALAGITSQSLTYPLDLARARMAVTDKYSGYKTLREVFVKIWQCEGPRTLYRGYWATILGVIPYAGTSFFTYDTLKQEYYKRTGDKSPNTVISLAFGATAGVIGQSSSYPLDIVRRRMQTTGVTAQCADRYLTIGTTLSKIYREEGFIRGFYKGLSMNWIKGPIAVGISFATYDHIKHLLRDLMQLER